A window from Salvia miltiorrhiza cultivar Shanhuang (shh) chromosome 2, IMPLAD_Smil_shh, whole genome shotgun sequence encodes these proteins:
- the LOC131010889 gene encoding uncharacterized protein LOC131010889: MMESLFGKIRSLDAYPKINEDFYSRTLSGGFITLASSIVMLLLFISELRLYLHAVTETKLVVDTSRAERLRINFDVTFPALPCSIVSLDAMDISGEQHLDVRHDIIKKRIDALGNVIETRADTIGSPKIDRPLQKHGGRLEHNETYCGSCFGAEASDDDCCNNCEEVREAYRKKGWALSNPDLIDQCKREGFLQKIKDEEGEGCNIYGFLDVNKVAGNFHFAPGKSFQQSNVHVHDLLAFQKDSFNLTHKINRLAYGDFFPGVVNPLDGAEWTQHTANAMYQYFLKVVPTVFTDIDGHTIQSNQFSVTEHVRGAELGRLQALPGVFFFYDLSPIKVTFTETHVSFLHFLTNVCAIIGGVFTVSGIVDSFVYHGHRAIKKKMELGKFT; encoded by the exons ATGATGGAGAGCCTATTTGGGAAAATTCGGAGTTTGGATGCCTACCCTAAGATCAATGAGGATTTCTACAGCAGAACGCTCTCCGGCGGCTTTATAACCCTAGCTTCGTCCATTGTTATGCTCCTCCTCTTCATTTCTGAGCTCA GATTATATCTTCATGCAGTTACTGAGACAAAGTTAGTGGTTGATACGTCTAGAGCAGAAAGGCTCCGGATTAAT TTTGATGTGACTTTCCCAGCACTACCATGTTCTATAGTCAGTCTTGATGCCATGGATATAAGTGGAGAGCAGCACTTGGATGTC AGGCATGACATTATCAAGAAGAGGATTGATGCTCTGGGTAATGTAATAGAAACAAGAGCTGATACCATTGGTTCCCCCAAG ATTGATCGACCTCTACAAAAGCATGGTGGAAGACTCGAACACAATGAAACTTATTGTGGTTCGTGCTTTGGTGCAGAAGCG TCGGATGATGATTGTTGTAACAACTGTGAAGAAGTACGTGAAGCATATAGAAAGAAAGGCTGGGCATTATCAAATCCGGATTTGATTGATCAG TGCAAAAGAGAAGGTTTTCTACAAAAGATCAAGGATGAAGAGGGGGAAGGTTGCAACATTTATGGATTCTTGGATGTCAATAAGGTAGCTGGCAATTTTCATTTTGCACCTGGGAAGAGTTTCCAGCAGTCAAATGTCCATGTTCATGATCTGCTAGCATTTCAGAAGGACAGTTTTAAT CTTACTCACAAGATCAACAGATTAGCATATGGGGATTTCTTCCCCGGTGTTGTGAATCCTCTTGATGG TGCAGAATGGACACAGCACACAGCTAATGCAATGTATCAGTATTTTCTCAAG GTGGTACCAACTGTATTCACAGATATAGACGGTCATACCATCCAGTCAAATCAG TTTTCTGTAACTGAACATGTCAGAGGAGCCGAATTGGGCAGACTTCAAGCCCTTCCGGGAGTGTTTTTCTTTTACGACCTTTCCCCAATTAAG GTGACTTTTACAGAGACGCATGTTTCCTTCTTGCACTTCCTCACCAATGTTTGTGCTATTATTGGag GCGTATTCACAGTCTCGGGGATAGTTGACTCGTTCGTATATCACGGCCATAGAGCAatcaaaaagaaaatggaaCTAGGCAAGTTCACCTAA
- the LOC131010898 gene encoding ethylene-responsive transcription factor RAP2-13-like, translating into MAATMNFWSSSADVDPFIGGELMEALEPFMKSANSSPISPCSNLTSPSSFPPSSSSSFPSYSNDQFFSTQTEPSSPSSFFPSNSYYSSSQFEPSLYQDQAQAQYSFGLAQNPHSTMGLGLNPISPVQIQDIQAQISYPAAQYPYPPPAPHGLGPRAVCMKQTGSPPKPAKLYRGVRQRHWGKWVAEIRLPKNRTRLWLGTFDTAEEAALAYDEAAYKLRGDYARLNFPHLRHSIGEYKPLHAAVDAKLSAICQTLAEGKSIDAKKGAKASRPKKAAAAAVKTAEPESDGSGPESELVFPEFEEEEQFGLDFGSLEKYPSYEIDWSAL; encoded by the coding sequence atggCAGCTACAATGAATTTTTGGAGTAGCTCAGCTGATGTAGATCCATTTATAGGTGGAGAATTAATGGAAGCACTTGAGCCTTTTATGAAAAGTGCTAATTCGTCACCAATTTCCCCTTGTTCCAATCTCACTTCCCCCTCTTCTTTCCCACCTTCTTCCTCCTCTTCATTCCCTTCTTACTCGAATGATCAATTCTTCTCTACCCAAACAGAGCCTTCCTCCCCCTCCAGTTTCTTCCCCTCCAATTCCTACTATTCCTCCTCCCAATTCGAGCCCAGTCTCTACCAGGACCAAGCCCAGGCCCAATATTCCTTTGGGCTGGCCCAAAACCCACACTCCACAATGGGGCTGGGGCTCAACCCAATCTCCCCCGTCCAAATCCAAGACATCCAGGCCCAGATATCGTACCCGGCGGCCCAATACCCGTACCCGCCCCCGGCCCCCCACGGCCTGGGCCCGCGGGCCGTGTGTATGAAGCAGACGGGCTCTCCCCCGAAGCCCGCGAAGCTCTACCGCGGCGTGCGGCAGCGCCACTGGGGCAAGTGGGTGGCGGAGATCCGCCTCCCGAAGAACCGCACCCGCCTCTGGCTGGGCACCTTCGACACCGCGGAGGAGGCGGCACTCGCCTACGACGAGGCGGCCTACAAGCTCCGCGGCGACTACGCCCGCCTCAACTTCCCCCACCTCCGCCACAGCATCGGCGAGTACAAGCCTCTCCACGCCGCCGTCGACGCCAAGCTCAGCGCCATATGCCAGACCCTTGCGGAGGGCAAGAGCATCGACGCCAAGAAGGGCGCCAAGGCCTCCAGGCCCAAGAAGGCGGCGGCCGCAGCGGTCAAAACGGCTGAGCCCGAGAGCGACGGATCGGGCCCCGAATCAGAGCTCGTGTTTCCGGAATTCGAGGAGGAGGAGCAGTTCGGGTTGGATTTCGGGTCGTTGGAGAAGTATCCGTCTTATGAGATAGATTGGTCAGCTTTGTGA